The proteins below are encoded in one region of Methanosarcina barkeri 3:
- a CDS encoding cation diffusion facilitator family transporter codes for MGDREKNVGFAAALNIIFTVIELIGGFLTNSLALIADALHDFADSFALIIAWYAEKKAKKPATSKMTFGYRRLSLLSATFTIIVLVTGSLFVLTQAIPRLISPEPVNAEGMILIAVIGVTINGLGYFRLKKGMSQSEKVLSWHLLEDILGWVVLLTGSIIMRFWNKPVIDPIMTIGFTVFVLWGISKNAKEVLNLLLEGVPEYIDIEEIKKSILSVEGVKMVHDLHVWSLEGETDLLTAHVVVEDKYLQTPDKMRQAIKNKLEEHHIEHSTLELESEGLCSGKECIFESKK; via the coding sequence ATGGGTGATAGAGAAAAAAATGTAGGGTTTGCTGCAGCTTTGAACATAATCTTCACAGTCATAGAACTGATAGGAGGATTCTTAACAAACAGCTTAGCACTGATAGCTGATGCCTTGCATGATTTTGCTGATAGTTTTGCGTTAATAATAGCCTGGTACGCGGAAAAGAAAGCAAAAAAACCTGCAACAAGCAAAATGACTTTTGGATACAGAAGGTTATCTCTTTTATCTGCAACATTTACTATTATTGTACTGGTAACCGGATCGTTGTTTGTACTTACTCAGGCTATCCCGCGTCTAATCAGTCCAGAACCTGTAAACGCCGAAGGAATGATTTTAATTGCAGTCATCGGAGTCACTATAAATGGACTTGGATATTTTCGATTAAAGAAAGGGATGAGCCAGAGTGAGAAAGTATTATCCTGGCATCTTCTGGAAGACATTTTGGGATGGGTAGTTCTGCTCACCGGGTCAATAATCATGAGGTTCTGGAACAAACCTGTTATCGATCCTATAATGACAATAGGATTCACTGTTTTTGTATTATGGGGAATTTCTAAAAACGCAAAAGAAGTATTGAATCTTCTTCTGGAAGGTGTCCCTGAATATATCGATATTGAAGAGATTAAAAAATCTATCTTGTCGGTTGAAGGAGTGAAGATGGTTCACGATCTACATGTATGGTCTCTGGAAGGAGAAACCGACCTTTTAACAGCTCATGTTGTTGTGGAAGACAAATATCTACAAACACCGGATAAAATGAGACAAGCTATTAAAAACAAATTAGAGGAGCATCATATAGAGCATTCAACTCTTGAACTTGAAAGTGAAGGACTTTGTTCTGGAAAAGAATGTATTTTTGAATCGAAGAAATAA
- the mgtA gene encoding magnesium-translocating P-type ATPase codes for MTNSEKKSEFWSVPASEMLQRLQTTDEGLKSSESTERLAKYGTNILKPKNRFNTIKILLSQFKSPITIILLFAAGLSSFLGDVTDTVIIVTIILISSMLGFWQEKGAADAFEKLLNTVRVKTTVLRDGKEKEIPIEEVVPGDIIILHAGDMIPADSLILESKELFVNESTLTGETYPVEKSTGVLKAETALAQRTNSLWMGTSVSSGSGKALVVSTGKGTEFGKISETLKQNIPETEFEKGVSRFGNFLVRVTVIMVTAIFVINIYLQRPLLDSFLFSLALAVGLTPQLLPAIIAVNLSHGAREMAQNKVIVKRLASIENLGSMDLLCTDKTGTITEGELKLHSFQNLKGDQSEKILLYATLNAYYQKGFENPIDRAILAEKKADVSQYENLDEVPYDFIRRRLSILVSKNGSSVMITKGAFPNVLEVCSVAETEPGKVVEISEVKGQIEQKFEEFSRKGLRTLGLAYKDMGQQKTIKKEQETGMTFLGFLAFYDPPKLDIAKTIDSMEKLGISLKIITGDNKFVAASISQEVGLESSRILTGSEIARMDKETLIKKVNDTDVFAEIEPDQKEHIIIAFKNCEKVVGYLGDGINDASALHAADVGISVDSAADVAKEAADIVLMEKSLNALVEGIKGGRKTFANTLKYVFMATSANFGNMFSMAGASLFLPFLPLLPTQVLLINLLTDFPEMTIATDSVDKELVENPRRWNVDFIRRFMIVFGITSSVFDYMTFGILLFIFPGMVEQFRTGWFIESVISASMIVLVIRSRRPFFKSKPGKYLLAATLFIVIVTLCFPLTPFATPFGFKPLPISIILLIGVIIGIYILTAEIVKRFFYKRVKL; via the coding sequence GTGACTAATAGCGAGAAGAAATCTGAGTTCTGGAGTGTTCCAGCATCGGAGATGCTACAGAGGCTTCAGACAACGGATGAAGGTCTTAAAAGTTCCGAGAGCACTGAACGGCTCGCGAAATATGGAACCAATATTCTTAAACCAAAAAACCGGTTCAACACCATTAAAATTTTGCTTTCTCAGTTCAAAAGTCCGATTACTATAATTCTATTATTTGCAGCAGGATTATCTTCTTTTCTCGGTGATGTTACAGACACTGTGATTATCGTAACTATTATTCTGATTAGCAGTATGCTGGGTTTCTGGCAGGAAAAAGGAGCAGCAGACGCTTTTGAAAAATTGCTAAACACCGTTAGGGTAAAAACGACCGTGCTCAGGGATGGAAAGGAAAAGGAAATCCCTATTGAGGAAGTAGTGCCAGGAGACATAATTATTCTCCATGCAGGAGATATGATCCCTGCAGACAGCCTGATTTTGGAATCAAAAGAACTTTTTGTTAACGAATCTACTCTTACTGGAGAGACCTATCCTGTAGAAAAGTCAACCGGGGTACTGAAAGCAGAAACTGCTCTCGCACAGCGTACAAACTCCCTCTGGATGGGAACGAGCGTATCCAGTGGAAGCGGGAAAGCACTGGTCGTATCTACGGGGAAAGGAACAGAATTCGGGAAAATATCCGAGACATTAAAACAAAATATCCCGGAAACCGAATTTGAAAAAGGTGTTTCACGCTTTGGCAATTTTCTAGTAAGAGTTACAGTGATTATGGTAACAGCCATCTTTGTAATCAATATATATCTTCAGCGTCCTCTACTTGACTCATTTCTTTTTTCTCTTGCTCTTGCGGTAGGACTAACTCCCCAGCTTTTACCTGCGATAATAGCAGTTAACCTTTCACACGGAGCAAGAGAAATGGCTCAAAATAAAGTAATTGTCAAAAGGCTGGCTTCAATTGAAAATCTCGGTAGTATGGACCTTCTATGTACTGACAAGACAGGTACTATTACCGAAGGGGAACTAAAACTTCACTCATTTCAAAATCTCAAAGGAGATCAGAGTGAAAAAATTCTCCTTTATGCTACTCTTAATGCCTACTACCAGAAAGGCTTTGAGAACCCTATCGACCGGGCAATCCTTGCAGAGAAAAAAGCAGATGTGTCCCAGTACGAAAATCTGGATGAAGTTCCTTACGATTTCATCCGCAGACGGTTAAGCATCCTTGTTTCAAAAAATGGCAGTAGCGTAATGATTACTAAAGGCGCATTTCCTAATGTCCTTGAAGTCTGTTCAGTAGCAGAAACCGAACCTGGAAAAGTTGTAGAGATCTCTGAAGTCAAGGGACAAATTGAACAAAAGTTTGAAGAGTTTAGTCGAAAAGGACTTCGGACACTGGGACTTGCTTATAAGGACATGGGCCAGCAAAAAACTATCAAAAAAGAGCAAGAAACAGGAATGACTTTTCTTGGGTTCCTCGCCTTTTATGATCCGCCAAAACTGGATATTGCTAAAACGATAGATAGCATGGAAAAGCTTGGAATATCTCTGAAAATTATTACTGGAGACAATAAGTTTGTAGCTGCCAGTATTAGCCAGGAGGTAGGGCTTGAAAGCTCAAGAATTCTAACCGGAAGCGAAATTGCTCGGATGGATAAGGAAACTCTGATAAAAAAAGTGAACGACACTGATGTCTTTGCCGAGATAGAACCAGACCAGAAAGAACACATTATCATAGCATTTAAGAATTGTGAGAAAGTTGTCGGATATCTTGGGGACGGCATTAACGATGCAAGTGCTCTTCACGCAGCCGATGTGGGAATTTCGGTAGATAGTGCTGCAGACGTTGCCAAAGAAGCTGCAGACATCGTGCTGATGGAAAAGAGCCTGAATGCACTTGTCGAAGGTATAAAAGGTGGACGAAAAACTTTTGCCAACACTCTGAAGTATGTCTTCATGGCTACAAGTGCCAATTTTGGAAATATGTTTAGCATGGCAGGAGCTTCACTTTTCCTGCCTTTTCTTCCTTTACTGCCCACACAAGTCCTGCTAATCAATTTATTAACTGATTTCCCTGAGATGACAATAGCCACTGACTCTGTTGATAAGGAACTGGTTGAAAACCCTCGTCGCTGGAACGTAGATTTTATCCGCAGATTTATGATAGTGTTTGGCATTACCAGCTCGGTATTCGATTACATGACCTTCGGTATCCTGCTTTTTATATTCCCAGGTATGGTAGAGCAATTCAGAACTGGCTGGTTTATAGAATCTGTTATTTCTGCATCCATGATAGTCCTGGTAATAAGGAGCAGAAGACCCTTTTTCAAAAGCAAACCTGGAAAGTATCTCCTGGCAGCTACCCTCTTTATAGTAATAGTTACGCTTTGTTTTCCACTAACTCCTTTTGCAACACCTTTTGGCTTCAAGCCTCTTCCGATCTCCATTATCCTGTTAATTGGAGTTATAATAGGAATATATATTCTTACAGCTGAAATAGTGAAGAGATTTTTTTACAAAAGGGTAAAACTTTGA
- a CDS encoding alpha/beta hydrolase, which translates to MEELSNIEQESKEVRIPIGPIYLNGDLDIPTGARGIIVFARGTGSKSLSSRDQYIAQEFNKNNLGTLLLDLLTVDEGGIEMLKRDFHFDIEMLSIRLIDVSRWLLNRSDTKGLNLGYFGTNTGTAAALIAAKELKDVVKAVASKGGRPDLAEDALMYVESPTLFIVGGKDAEAVDYNKWALDRIVIADKELKIIPGSNNLFEEQGAIEEVARLACNWFKKYLL; encoded by the coding sequence ATGGAAGAATTATCTAATATAGAACAGGAGAGTAAGGAGGTCCGAATTCCAATTGGGCCAATCTATCTTAATGGAGACCTGGATATTCCCACAGGAGCCAGGGGAATTATTGTTTTTGCACGCGGTACTGGGAGCAAAAGCTTAAGTTCACGTGACCAGTACATTGCACAGGAATTTAATAAAAACAATCTCGGAACTCTTTTACTCGATCTCTTGACAGTAGATGAAGGAGGAATCGAGATGTTAAAACGTGATTTTCATTTTGATATAGAAATGCTTTCAATAAGGCTTATTGATGTGAGCAGATGGCTTTTAAACAGGTCTGACACTAAAGGGCTTAACTTGGGCTATTTTGGGACCAATACAGGGACTGCAGCTGCACTAATAGCTGCAAAAGAGCTCAAGGACGTTGTAAAAGCAGTTGCCTCTAAGGGAGGACGACCTGACCTTGCTGAAGATGCTTTAATGTATGTAGAATCACCTACTCTGTTTATTGTAGGCGGAAAAGATGCCGAAGCAGTAGACTATAATAAATGGGCTTTAGATAGAATAGTTATAGCAGACAAGGAACTTAAGATTATTCCAGGTTCTAACAACCTTTTTGAAGAACAGGGAGCTATAGAAGAAGTTGCTCGTTTAGCATGTAACTGGTTTAAAAAATATCTTCTATAA
- a CDS encoding metallophosphoesterase — translation MSDIHFSEAYYLPEIADSMLENINRSSPDIVVITGDLTENGLAAEYNGAKKFIDRIGCKNKIIVPGNHDSRNAGYLFFEDLFKTRSTSGHFGEVTIVGIDSSQPELDEGHIGRENYTWIENTFSVNSFKVFALHHHLIPIPKTGRGNNVLVDAGDVLELLDRSGVNLVLCGHWHIPWVWRLNDMLVISAGTVCSSKVRGKISQCYNLIEVDAPESDCKRWHLKVYRVFSKGEKEKVVDSII, via the coding sequence ATTTCAGACATCCACTTTTCAGAGGCATATTATTTGCCTGAAATTGCAGATTCCATGCTTGAAAACATAAACCGGAGCTCTCCTGATATTGTAGTAATCACCGGTGACCTGACAGAAAACGGGCTTGCAGCCGAGTATAACGGTGCAAAAAAATTCATTGACAGGATTGGATGCAAAAACAAGATAATAGTTCCGGGGAACCATGACTCCAGAAATGCCGGTTACCTCTTTTTTGAGGACCTTTTCAAAACCAGATCAACCTCTGGGCACTTTGGAGAGGTCACTATAGTAGGGATTGACTCTTCCCAACCGGAACTTGACGAAGGACACATCGGAAGGGAAAATTACACCTGGATAGAAAACACTTTTTCAGTAAATAGTTTCAAAGTTTTTGCCCTTCATCATCACCTTATTCCGATTCCAAAAACTGGCAGAGGAAATAATGTACTTGTAGATGCAGGCGATGTTCTGGAACTCCTGGACCGTTCAGGTGTGAACCTTGTGCTCTGTGGACACTGGCACATTCCCTGGGTTTGGAGATTAAATGACATGCTTGTAATCAGTGCTGGAACTGTTTGTTCTTCCAAAGTTCGTGGAAAAATATCTCAGTGTTACAACTTGATTGAAGTTGATGCACCAGAATCCGATTGCAAGCGCTGGCACCTGAAAGTGTATAGAGTTTTCTCTAAAGGAGAAAAAGAGAAAGTTGTTGATAGTATAATATAA
- a CDS encoding DUF2795 domain-containing protein: protein METNPNQVQKFLEDVSYPAKKQDLIEHAKKNNASNKVLETLENIPDKEYTRAEDVNKEFQIK, encoded by the coding sequence ATGGAAACCAATCCAAATCAAGTCCAGAAGTTTTTGGAAGATGTTTCATATCCCGCAAAAAAACAGGATCTTATTGAGCATGCTAAAAAAAATAATGCGAGCAATAAGGTATTAGAAACTCTTGAAAACATTCCAGACAAAGAATACACCAGAGCCGAGGATGTCAACAAAGAATTTCAAATAAAATAA
- a CDS encoding nitroreductase family protein, translating into MGIFDTIKDRRSIRTYKSERIPQEKLEKLLEAARLAPSAANRQNWKFIVVENEQVKKQLVTACNNQAFVGTASHIIAGIGDLSQKWHQVDLAIALEHIVLEAVELGLGTCWIGAFNEDEVKRLLRIPQDKKVVALLTVGIPDESPTARPRKTLEEIMSYNEYT; encoded by the coding sequence ATGGGCATATTTGATACGATTAAGGATAGGAGAAGCATACGGACGTATAAAAGCGAGCGTATACCGCAGGAAAAACTTGAGAAACTGCTGGAGGCCGCAAGGTTAGCACCATCGGCTGCAAACAGGCAGAACTGGAAGTTCATTGTTGTCGAAAATGAGCAGGTAAAAAAACAGCTTGTTACTGCTTGCAATAATCAGGCTTTCGTAGGTACTGCCTCGCATATCATTGCAGGCATAGGGGATCTCTCCCAAAAATGGCACCAGGTTGACCTTGCCATTGCTCTTGAACACATTGTTCTGGAGGCTGTCGAGCTAGGACTGGGTACCTGCTGGATTGGCGCTTTCAACGAAGATGAGGTTAAAAGGTTACTCAGGATACCTCAGGACAAAAAAGTAGTCGCTTTACTGACTGTCGGAATCCCTGACGAGTCGCCTACCGCCAGACCAAGGAAAACTCTGGAAGAAATCATGTCTTACAATGAGTATACATAA
- a CDS encoding ABC transporter permease, with protein sequence MIEVIYALCLRQLKHYWRSKARLIGTLGQPMLFLIAFGFGFGPMYSKVSGGANYIDFLAPGIVTMGILFTAVFSGLEVIWDRQFGFLKETLVAPISRTEIMIGKTFGGATIAIIQGLIILILTSILGFRVPNITSLVIGLIFMFLIAIFFTGIGLTIASQMKDMQGFQMILNFLIMPIFFLSGALFPLENLPPAIYFISRIDPLTYGVDGLRGAITGISTFGVSSDLALIGSLSVIICLIGAVLFSRMEA encoded by the coding sequence ATGATTGAGGTTATTTACGCTCTCTGTCTGAGGCAGCTCAAACATTACTGGCGTTCCAAAGCCAGACTTATAGGCACTCTAGGGCAGCCAATGCTTTTTCTGATTGCCTTTGGATTTGGGTTCGGTCCTATGTATTCCAAGGTTAGCGGAGGAGCAAATTACATCGATTTTCTTGCTCCAGGAATTGTCACTATGGGAATTCTGTTTACAGCTGTCTTTTCCGGCCTGGAAGTAATATGGGACAGGCAATTCGGTTTTCTCAAAGAAACTCTGGTAGCTCCGATCTCAAGAACGGAAATTATGATAGGAAAAACATTTGGAGGCGCAACTATAGCCATCATCCAGGGCTTAATCATACTTATCTTGACTTCTATTCTTGGATTCAGGGTTCCCAATATAACTAGCCTTGTCATCGGGTTAATTTTTATGTTTTTGATAGCCATTTTCTTTACAGGGATCGGACTCACTATAGCTTCACAAATGAAAGATATGCAGGGTTTTCAGATGATATTGAACTTTCTAATCATGCCTATCTTTTTCCTTTCAGGCGCTCTCTTTCCTCTAGAAAACTTGCCTCCTGCAATTTATTTCATTAGCAGGATTGATCCGCTAACTTATGGAGTTGACGGCCTGAGGGGAGCCATCACGGGTATAAGCACTTTCGGCGTCTCCAGTGACCTTGCATTAATAGGCTCGCTGTCAGTTATTATCTGTTTGATAGGCGCAGTGCTTTTTTCCAGGATGGAAGCATAA
- a CDS encoding MarR family winged helix-turn-helix transcriptional regulator, translated as MNEEETPIQWIEDIDKIAALISFTYRSVQKHFAKELAPYHIGWGHFSILMSLYCQEGRSQDSLAQSRGFDKTMIAKSILKLEKEGIVYRITDPEDKRIKRLYLTEKGRKLKPEMRKIGFEMNSLLLKGFDSDELPSAIEIVRKIALNAAQL; from the coding sequence ATGAATGAGGAAGAAACACCTATCCAGTGGATTGAGGATATTGACAAAATTGCCGCACTGATCTCGTTTACGTATCGCTCTGTCCAGAAGCATTTTGCAAAAGAACTTGCTCCTTACCATATAGGATGGGGACATTTCTCTATCCTGATGTCTCTATATTGTCAGGAAGGCCGAAGTCAGGACAGCCTTGCACAGTCCAGAGGATTTGACAAAACAATGATTGCAAAATCTATTCTGAAACTGGAGAAAGAAGGCATTGTATACCGTATAACAGACCCGGAAGATAAACGAATCAAAAGACTCTACCTTACTGAAAAGGGTAGAAAACTAAAACCTGAGATGCGGAAGATAGGCTTTGAAATGAATTCTCTTCTGCTCAAAGGTTTTGACTCGGATGAGCTACCATCTGCTATCGAAATAGTTAGAAAGATTGCATTGAATGCAGCTCAACTCTAA
- a CDS encoding class I SAM-dependent methyltransferase: MSEIDWDTPESAKIYDQNCDHQFQKGQTLIRIMKIKNGDSVLDIGCGTGRQALNVSEIIGQSGKLTCIDPSSYRIELARKKFGVNSSNNICFLVGQAEDLSSIPDNSINHAYFCSSFHWVDDKKIALNETYRVLKPGGSVGMTTLDRDSPNTMRKLVDPILAKYNITRNFELHKGINRVNAVELHNLLSEAGFTSISIESRMIPRQHRSPEEFLKRLEERDSSRNLLTDIPDEIKEKIKQEIYEEYIKIQNSTFAESGIVTLFAIATKPNE; encoded by the coding sequence ATGAGTGAGATTGACTGGGATACCCCGGAAAGTGCTAAAATTTATGATCAGAATTGTGACCACCAGTTTCAGAAAGGTCAAACACTGATAAGAATAATGAAAATTAAGAATGGAGATTCTGTACTTGATATCGGCTGCGGGACAGGAAGGCAGGCTTTAAATGTCTCGGAAATTATTGGGCAGTCCGGCAAGCTTACTTGTATTGACCCCTCCTCATATAGAATAGAACTTGCAAGGAAAAAGTTTGGCGTTAATTCTTCCAATAACATCTGTTTTCTTGTGGGACAGGCTGAAGATCTTAGTTCCATACCTGACAACTCAATCAATCACGCCTATTTCTGCTCTTCATTTCATTGGGTTGATGACAAGAAAATCGCTCTCAATGAAACATATCGGGTGCTTAAGCCAGGAGGCAGTGTAGGCATGACTACACTTGATAGAGACAGTCCTAATACAATGAGAAAGCTTGTGGATCCTATTCTGGCAAAATATAACATTACCAGGAACTTTGAACTGCATAAGGGCATTAACAGAGTCAATGCAGTTGAACTCCATAATCTTCTGTCTGAGGCAGGTTTTACCTCTATCTCAATCGAATCAAGGATGATACCAAGGCAGCATCGTTCGCCAGAAGAATTTTTGAAGCGCCTGGAAGAGAGGGATAGTTCAAGGAACTTGTTGACGGATATCCCAGACGAAATTAAAGAGAAGATCAAACAGGAGATCTACGAAGAATATATTAAGATCCAAAACTCGACCTTTGCTGAATCTGGTATTGTTACGTTATTCGCAATTGCAACAAAACCCAACGAGTAA
- a CDS encoding PGF-CTERM sorting domain-containing protein, giving the protein MPGFEVYYGAVSLLAVVLYKKEVKKSNVYM; this is encoded by the coding sequence ATGCCAGGCTTTGAAGTATATTACGGAGCAGTTAGCCTGCTTGCAGTAGTCCTGTATAAAAAGGAAGTAAAAAAATCCAATGTTTATATGTAA
- a CDS encoding class I SAM-dependent methyltransferase, which produces MTACIRAHHSMYDTPKIFDDFLAYNLIPQEALLSIKQHFSKDKQFNDPEHTVTPSDQTITLSSVTKSTSVLSRARYTEDVLEEAVIQGVKQYVILGAGLDTFAFRRPEMMDCLEVFEVDHPATQNLKLHRLAELGWEHPAHLHFIPVDFTKENLATALIRSPYYDPSVKSFFSWLGVTMYLTREEVFSTLRSITDIAPEGSAVIFDYFDSDAFIPEKSSPIMKKKQEIFQKLGEKIITGFNPLTLDEDITSLGLSLHEDLSPEDIEKHYFQGRKDGHHAPEHGHIAWTIVK; this is translated from the coding sequence ATGACTGCATGTATTCGTGCTCATCACTCGATGTATGATACTCCCAAAATCTTTGATGATTTTCTGGCCTATAATTTGATACCACAAGAAGCACTGTTATCGATTAAACAACATTTTAGTAAGGATAAACAGTTTAACGATCCTGAGCATACTGTCACACCCTCAGACCAGACAATTACCCTTTCATCTGTTACGAAATCAACCAGCGTTCTCAGCCGTGCACGCTATACGGAAGATGTCCTGGAGGAAGCTGTCATACAGGGAGTGAAGCAATATGTAATTCTTGGAGCAGGGCTGGATACCTTTGCATTTCGGCGTCCAGAAATGATGGATTGTTTGGAAGTATTTGAGGTCGATCATCCGGCTACACAAAATCTCAAGCTTCATCGCCTTGCAGAGTTAGGATGGGAGCATCCGGCACACTTACATTTCATTCCCGTGGATTTCACAAAGGAAAACTTAGCAACAGCACTCATTCGTTCACCATATTATGACCCGAGTGTTAAAAGTTTCTTTAGCTGGCTTGGCGTTACCATGTACCTGACTCGGGAAGAAGTGTTTTCGACGCTTCGCTCCATTACCGATATTGCCCCTGAGGGCAGTGCAGTTATTTTCGATTACTTTGATTCGGACGCGTTTATTCCCGAAAAATCGTCGCCAATAATGAAAAAAAAGCAGGAAATTTTTCAAAAGCTAGGTGAAAAGATAATAACAGGTTTTAATCCCTTAACTCTGGATGAAGATATTACAAGTTTAGGATTAAGTCTCCATGAGGACCTGAGTCCGGAAGATATCGAAAAGCATTACTTCCAAGGACGTAAGGACGGACATCATGCTCCTGAACATGGACATATTGCATGGACAATTGTCAAATAA
- a CDS encoding ABC transporter ATP-binding protein: MQNILSVQSLIKKFDDFTAVKNISFNVEAGSIFAFLGPNGAGKSTTIKMLTTVLKPTSGEIIINGFNVLKEQDKARASFGIVFQDPSLDDELTAYENVVYHAVVYKVPKKERAERIQKALEIVGLWDRREDYVKNYSGGMKRRLEIARALVHYPKILFLDEPTVGLDPQTRNSIWDHIKKLNEERNMTIFLTTHYMEEAEAIADQVAVIDHGKIIESGTVEEIKRQTETESLEEAFLKLTGRNIRDDNGTSRKRMMRGMGRMR; the protein is encoded by the coding sequence ATGCAAAACATACTTTCAGTCCAATCTCTTATAAAGAAATTTGATGATTTTACAGCCGTAAAAAACATCAGTTTTAATGTGGAAGCAGGTTCAATTTTTGCTTTTCTAGGTCCAAACGGAGCAGGCAAATCCACGACTATCAAGATGCTCACAACTGTTTTGAAGCCCACATCAGGAGAAATTATTATCAACGGTTTCAATGTTCTTAAAGAACAGGATAAGGCGCGTGCATCTTTTGGGATAGTCTTTCAGGATCCCAGTCTTGATGACGAGCTCACAGCTTATGAAAATGTTGTCTACCATGCAGTTGTCTATAAAGTACCTAAAAAAGAAAGAGCAGAAAGAATTCAGAAAGCTCTGGAAATTGTTGGACTTTGGGACAGGCGGGAAGACTATGTTAAAAACTACTCAGGCGGCATGAAACGCAGACTTGAGATTGCAAGGGCTCTTGTCCATTATCCGAAAATTCTTTTCCTCGACGAGCCCACAGTTGGCCTGGATCCCCAGACTCGAAACTCTATATGGGATCATATCAAAAAGTTGAACGAAGAAAGAAACATGACAATTTTTTTAACCACGCATTATATGGAAGAAGCCGAAGCAATTGCGGATCAGGTAGCAGTCATTGACCATGGAAAAATCATAGAATCGGGAACAGTTGAAGAGATTAAAAGGCAGACCGAAACCGAATCTTTAGAAGAGGCTTTTCTGAAATTAACAGGAAGGAATATCCGCGATGACAATGGGACAAGTAGAAAGAGAATGATGCGAGGTATGGGGAGGATGAGATAA
- a CDS encoding cation:proton antiporter, which produces MTETELNIILLIIGSLVLFLGAVSKLIRKWNFSQPFIALMVGFLLSSFELDIFSPGFWNHYILQEAARISIAIGVMGVALKVSYTYTFKNWRSIAPMLTIVMAFMWIINSMLVYWILGFSFIVALLVGAIITPTDPILSASILSGRVAEKNIPEKLRNLISVESASNDGLGYPFVLLPILLITYRPQEALSYWFIHTILWEVVGAVIFGAIIGYIAGYLFKIALSKRTIDESSYVTYTLALALIVLSSIKLLGADGILAVFAAGIAFSTTSTVGQRLDEDRVVEGMDLFFTTPIFTLLGLVAPWKEWMSLGLEGLLVSFLILLLHRIPILYLINPIVPNIRSNLDVLFAGWFGPVGVAAFYYSQFSMIQTGKEELWPIVSLVICVSVILHGITATYFTKLYGKYSRKSGNE; this is translated from the coding sequence ATGACAGAAACTGAGCTAAATATTATCCTTTTAATTATAGGCTCACTGGTTCTTTTTCTCGGAGCCGTTTCCAAGCTTATCAGGAAGTGGAACTTTTCACAACCTTTTATAGCTTTGATGGTGGGCTTTCTACTGAGCTCATTTGAGCTTGATATTTTTAGTCCGGGTTTCTGGAATCACTATATATTGCAAGAAGCTGCCAGAATATCCATTGCAATTGGTGTGATGGGTGTTGCACTAAAAGTCTCTTATACCTATACTTTCAAAAACTGGCGGTCAATAGCACCCATGCTAACGATAGTAATGGCTTTTATGTGGATAATAAACAGTATGCTTGTTTACTGGATTTTGGGGTTCAGTTTTATAGTCGCTCTTCTCGTGGGTGCAATTATAACTCCAACAGATCCTATTCTTTCAGCTTCCATTCTAAGCGGAAGAGTTGCTGAAAAGAATATTCCTGAAAAGCTGAGGAACTTAATCTCAGTAGAATCAGCTTCTAATGATGGTCTGGGTTATCCTTTTGTACTACTTCCTATTCTCTTGATAACTTACAGACCTCAAGAAGCACTAAGCTACTGGTTTATCCATACAATTCTCTGGGAAGTTGTCGGTGCTGTAATTTTTGGAGCCATAATCGGCTATATTGCCGGATACTTGTTTAAAATAGCTCTGAGCAAAAGGACTATTGATGAATCTTCTTACGTTACTTATACGCTGGCTCTGGCTTTGATCGTACTTTCCAGCATAAAGTTATTAGGAGCTGATGGTATTCTTGCGGTTTTTGCTGCCGGAATTGCTTTTAGTACCACATCAACGGTAGGACAGAGGCTTGATGAAGATCGTGTTGTGGAAGGTATGGATCTCTTTTTCACAACTCCTATATTTACCCTGCTCGGCCTGGTCGCACCATGGAAGGAGTGGATGAGTCTTGGATTGGAAGGCTTACTGGTATCTTTTTTAATACTATTACTTCACCGAATACCTATTCTGTATCTTATTAATCCTATTGTACCCAATATTCGAAGTAATCTGGATGTACTTTTTGCGGGCTGGTTTGGTCCCGTTGGAGTAGCAGCTTTTTATTATTCCCAGTTTTCAATGATACAAACTGGAAAAGAAGAACTCTGGCCAATTGTCAGTCTTGTAATATGTGTTTCTGTTATACTTCACGGGATAACTGCGACTTATTTTACAAAGCTCTACGGAAAATACTCAAGAAAGTCAGGAAATGAGTAA